The Octopus bimaculoides isolate UCB-OBI-ISO-001 chromosome 17, ASM119413v2, whole genome shotgun sequence genome includes the window ATCCTTCCTTTCTTTATAACAATGTGGTATGATTTatagaaatttagctgctatttccaacagatTTAGTGATGTGTCTTGTTTATGGTTTAACACCTAAGTAATCGTAATAACTAATTGTGTttgatatgttgatatatatgtgtgtgtgtgtgtgtatacagggtgacCCAAAGGTCACTGAgaggttttaatttttaataactctCTTATTTTTACAAACAGgtgtatgaaattttaattcgATATAGAGGAGATTAATCTGCATTAATCCTTTTTCATCATAACTCtgcattatatatgaaaaatatcttttaagtGGCGTCCATTTCCAGCTCCACACATCTGTGCCCTTTCCAAAATATGTTCCATGATAGCTGTATGTGTTTCAGGGTCCATTTCCCTGATTCCTCTAGTGATATTCTCCTTCAATTACTCCAGGGTTTCTGGTTTGTTGACATAAACCTTCCCCTTTGGGTACTCCAACAAGAAGAAGTCAGGGCTGGTCAAGTCTGGGGAATGCGATGATAGCGAGAGATGATTCTTTCTCCAAAACATTGCCTCAGTAACCGCTCTCTCTTTGTGGTATGAGCAGTTGcctcatcttgctggaaccacATATCAGGCCTGTTTTAaatggggtcagtaaaataagtaccagttgaacactggggtctatgtaattgactgaccTACCCCCCTggattttctggccttgtgccaaaatttatgtACAGGAAGAGGGGTGAGAATAGTGTGACTTGTCTCTGATTTAACGCATCAGCATTCATAATActaatgaattatttttgttattcttttaaacTTCAGATGGAGTTCTACTTCAGTAATTCGAATTTACACAAAGATCGTTTTTTCAAAAAACAAATTGATAAAGACAAAGATGGATGTaagttgaattttgttttttccatttgaatttttctgctttttcctctctctttgtttcattttcattttaaacgTTATAAGCcttacagaggagatgacaatctctctctctctctctctctctatatatatatatatatatatatccctctctctcttggtCAACcttaggctgtagtagaaggcacttgcccaaagtgccatacagtgagaccgaacccaagatcacatagttgggaagcaagtttctcaaccatGCAGTTACACCTGCACCTATGCTCCAAACAGCAAATTAGCAACAGAAAAGTTGTCTTGCTaaaccatttaaaatttttaattattttccaaattaattgaaacatatagACAGTCTATATTTtgagaaatacatttataaaaagagTTAATAATCATTTGTAAATTAGACTAATTAATACCTTTATGATTAGAATTTTCCAGTTTGACATCAATCTAAGGAATTAActcatgcttttattttttcctttctttttcagatattgatttgtctttatttttaacatttaatcGTATCAAGTCTCTTACTGAAGACCTGGCTGTCATGCGTAAAGCACTGTCAACTTCTTCTATGCTGCAGGTGAGACTTTTCGTCAGGTTTGTCACTTTATccatttttacaatatatatttgtatgtatacagggtggaCCAAAATTCGtccacaaaataagttcaatatgcTCACAACGGCACACATCAAAGTCATTGCACATGTTTGGGTCAGTAGCTACCTCCAGAAGTAGGTAGATTATAGTCCAGTCATTTCCAAGAGATGCTTTGTATAACGGCATCTGAGAATGCCGACCtgaaaacagaacagaaaaattttaatttaaatcgtttaaataaataaattatgatgaATGTATGTGAAAATGAGTTGATAAAGGaagttcattagcttacagctgtttctgctgtaagatgcaGTGAACTCATAATTGAGTGCCtaagtaacaccttatagcttcacacatgcactcatgtatTCATCAACCTCAtcctttttttctattctctcaCTATTTGTCTCCAGTTAAGTGAAAACCAGAACAGCGTACGTCGTGTCACTCCATACACAGAGCCTAAAGATGTGGACGAGAGGACAGTTTATGTGGTGAGGCACAACATTCccctcttattctttcttttcattttttttttacttcttttcttttagtttttttctttaatctcttttttttctctgcaattgtctttttgctgctatttttcaaTAATCTAGGCTTCTCATATAATGTACCCTATCATTGTTTTCCCAAATGTACCCAATCATAAGGTTCCTAAATGTATCACAAGAGCACAAAGAAAGAGTGAACTCTGCAAGTCCAAAACCAACTCCTTTCCCTTCATTCGCAGCCGGACATGCCGTCACCCATCTTCTTCCATGTGATGTCCTCGATCATTGTTGACAACAACAGACAAACAATTGAATGTATCCTGTAACCAGATACTTAAATTTGACTTTATGAGGTGtattttgttgagtgtgtgtgtctgtgctcatgtatgtgtgtgtcaatttgtttacatttgtgatCGTCTTAAAATCGCTGAACTACAAGCAGTGATAGTCATTTCCTTTGTCAATAAAGAgaacgcttgcccaaggtgccatatattgggggttgaacctgaaaccatctgGTTGCAATGTGAGTTTCTTAATCGCACAGCTGTACCTCCACAAATGgtaaaaagaagaaggaaattgTTCTATCAACTCTATTGTTTCCttgtaaaatataacaatacctTAATTGTTAAATGTTGATTGCAATATTTTCAGGAACTGCTGCCAGCCAATGCTGACCATGATTGGCTGAAGAAAGTGTTTTCCTCCTGTGGGATGGTCACTTATGTTAGTCTTCCACGCTATAAGTCCACTGGAGATCTCAAACAGTTTGCATTTgttgaatttgaaaccattaaaggTGCACAAAGAGCTTGTAAAGtgagtctgtctctcttttatcttctttctttgcttcatttttttcttgtgttcttcattgttttctaaaaaccttccatcattctaaagtcagtgaaaaataagtaccagttaaatatttgAGGATGGTTCaactttattcaaatttatttaccTTGCGCAAAAACTAAGAAATCCTACTTCGAtaaagtagtggttctcaaccatttttttgcctatggatccctttgattcctgttttacttggGTCGACCCGCagagccatttgatgtttataaaATCCTATTATGTCTTTATAATTAAAGATTAGTAagaattctatttaaaaaattgttaaaatattttgtgtgttgtagaagtgCTACCAATttactgcacataaattttaattacaatcttatatggatcccagttgagaaccactgaaataGCAGATTCCACGTgatccatgcaagtatagaaaagtggacatgaaaacgacaatgatgatgatacacaacaTAATATATTTGGCACTGCTTTCTTTCAGGTGGTTAATCAGATATTCAGTttgttacatgtgtttgtgtatatgtatctgcatatatatgtgtgtgtaagtgtgttgtttgttttgttaatacagaaaaatggatataaaataggAAATATGTAGTTGCTTTTGTTGTCAATTTGTTGCAGGAATTAAATCAACCACCCATTGAAACTACCAATAAACCTGGAAAATTCCCCAAGAATAACAAAGCTTTGAACCAGCTGAAGAAGAAAGTTCAGACAGAAGGTAAGTAGATAGTTTCGATTCGGCTCTATATATAGCATCAGTGGCATCGTcagtatcattttcatcattgtcatcatcataatcacaatcattattctcatcatcatcatcagtagcagcaacattctccctcttcctcctcctcagtTTGACATTCCCTTTTCATCCTCGATTATATGCATCAGACAGTATTCAATGAGACAGATtttcaaatatccctcaaatcacaacatgATATCTTAAACAtgagaaaaggaggaaaggcTCTTTGTTCgctgtagttctagatacacttaTTTTTCTGAAAACAAGATGGGTTGGTCTGGTTGGAATACTCTTAACCAAACATAGGCCTTCTCAAAATCGGCAGATCATCATCTGGAGctaaattaaattacaaaaattcAGTAGGTTGGTGTGTTGGGCAGTCATAAGCcacaattaatatatttcttttatttgtttcagttttggaCTATACCATCCTGGggtacttctttcatttctttctctttatctctctctctgtaaaccTCCATCTTTAGTACATGCTTCTTTCTacaactctcactctctctcactcccacccCCGCCGCCAACAAGCCAATCTCTATGTGTGCTCTCaccttgcaagaaataacagccaaatcttgaAATCATAGCCTGTTTTAAGAGAAGACGAACACTTTAGTTAATGTAGCCCTGAATATGTACACCATGTGTGTaatgtttgaataataataattaaaaaaataggatggtcacagctgaagtGTCTTTGATCCTAAGATTCTCCTCCTGCTCTATCTGAGCTCACTTGGgggttaaacagcagcaacaactctACAGTCTCTGCAAAATGAAACTGTAGAACAGATTGCTAAGACTGTTTGAGTTGGAGCAACATTGAAAAATGACTTATAATAATCCATGAtgtggaagaggagaagaagggatgatgatgatgagaagaagtggtgatgatgctgggTGATGAGTGGGTGCTATATATCAGGTATGCATGTGGTGGGAGCTACTCTACTGCACTTTATCATgtgttccttttctttgttttctatagaTGGTATGGATTTAAGTGAGGAGAAACCAGAATGTGATCTCATCAGCAATGACAGTCCGAAGAACAAAGGTTGCAAACAGAAACGAAAACGCAACAGTAGCTCCGAAGCAAAGGAACCAAGCCGACCAATTAAACAGCGGAAGTTGGAACCTTTGTGTGGAGAAAACACTGATGAAACAAACATCAAGTTCGAAGGTCAAGCAGAAGAAGGTGCCAAATCAGAAGACGAGGATCGAGGTTCTGGtagttggaagaagaagaaaaagaagaaacgacATTGGTTGGAGAGTTTCAGCAAACTTTCTAATGATGTTTTTCCTGAGAAGTGTAAGCTCCAACGTCGGTCTAGCAGCAACTCAAAACTAAGTGATATCGAACCAGCTGATAGACTGGCTCAAAAATCAGAGACTGATTTAAAATCATCGAACAAACAGGAATCAGGTGAGACTGCGACACAGGAAAAGACTCCTCATGAAACTGAATCACGGTTGGAAAACTTATCTGCAGACGAAGGAATCGATTCTGCTGCTAAAGATACTAAAAGGTCTAAAAGGAAACGGAAAAAAGACAGCATGGATAGTACAACTGGTAGTGATCTGGAGAATGTGCCAAAGCGTATAAAATATGACAGAACTGAAGAAGCCCTGAACAACAATATGCAACTAGATCATTCTAAAGATTGTAATAAGAAACGGCGCAATAAGAATCGTAAACGATCCAAACCACTGCCACACTTGCGGGTCATCTCCAAGTGAGTTGTAGTTccttgcttttatttctttcttttttgtatcatGTATTTTTTGTCTTAAATGAATGGCCAATGAGTTTCTAGTGGAAATTCTTCAGAAACTCACAGTTATCTAAGTATCTCAGTTCTTGACTGAGTAGACCTACATTCAAAGGGGTTTCATCCATAGCCAACCTGTTTTTTTATCCAAGTATTGTGTTCtctggattacattatccaatgggtgtttttgtcttttaaagaCAGTAAAGTGTAACTTGAAGGTGATTTTTCTGCTATTCTTAGCAGGTCTAAAAATCATATAGAAACTCTCTTGTTGGCTCAGGCTGGCTGTATGTTGCCCTCATGGACTAACTGTCAACATTAGTATCTGGTCACCACAACTAGTGCctctataaagaaaaaaaaatcaagctctGACTGGACCATGACTCCTGTAACTAAATAGGTACCATGTGGAAGTATGAGAcattttggcacagctgttttggtgcTGCCTATTTGGCATGGCTGACTCCAggctttttaatgtttctctcattctcctttctatcactatctgtctgtatgtatatatttctaagtgcgtgtgtgtttgcctctagtCCCAGAAACTAGTTTCCAAAACAGGTTCAATGTCCAGTCAGCTGTGCCAAATTGACAGTGTCCAAACAGCCTCACTCACTTGTCTCATTCCGACCATGTAGAAGTATGGCTTAAGTAAATTTCAGGATCATGACAGAACTAACAAATAGTTTTCATGACCATGCAGCATTGAGTTCTAATACTACCATAGTTATAGCTTGGAGGCTCCCTCTCTTGAAGTCATCAGGTATGATGAGTAATCAGGATGCTAATGGGTTAAGagttgctactcagagtttcagcaATGTACTTATGTCATGCACTTATTGGTAGTTGAGTTAAGGTAACTTTGTTAACtcagttgatgttattgttgttccaTCTCAGGAAGGAATGGTTAAAGTACAAAAGTGAATACCTTGCCAGACAACGGTCCAATATGTCCAGGATGAAGCAGATGCTCATTGAGATGAACAAGAATCAAGGTATGTTACAACCATTATGAAACACTATTTTATTCAGtcatattatatatgtctatattattcCTTTATACACAACACACGCACTCACTGGACTTCTGCCTTCTGTGTTATCCAATGTCCATTTTCTCAAAACATTGACATGAAAAGAGCATCCAGttcatactgtaaagtggttggcattcagaCAGGAATCCAATCATAATAACCAAACCACTAAACTGTCAACTGTCTAGTCTGCCTAGTTGTAAGTAGGCACCACAGTGTGATGTAGTTCACTGTATTGTGTCCATGACCAAGACACTGAAGACATTGAACTGTCAACAATCCAGTTTCTCTAGCTGTAGACTGGATTGTTAACTTAGTATTGTAAAACatgaattaaaatgataattatatcttAGAAATATATCTTAAAACCAGACTACTGAATTTTAGCACTATTgaagttttctatattttttctatttctttcttttctttttatatatatttccagacTGTAAAATTCCTGAAAATTCTTCTGAAGACAAATACAAGTTTATTCCAAATGTGATTGTAAACATTAAGTCTGAGACAGTATTAAACGTGAAGGAATTAAAAGTATGTTTTTGGCAATTGCCATGTTTATTTGGTGGTGAtacttgttcttgttgctgctgttgctacaacAGCataaggtccctgaataagggttgtttaaggttgttgaacaaaacacccatgtttccaggggtgaatcaCCCAAACTCCAAAActtcccctcaacacatggctatgatgctccccaactacttctgcttgtgatcagagatgcacatatcgtcagccaccaagggacatgctcaactgattaaagtaaaaaaactgacaagcaaatctgtggtattgagcagaatatttgctgtagcccatattattattattattattattattattattattatatcagacaCTTAGCTCATGTCTGACAGTGGGTACATGTTATTGACAAAACCCAACAAGGAACAAATGTACATCTAGTTTCTCACCACTGCAGCTGGTCAattctgctactgatatattttttatgttcttaAACATTAGAGATATTATCTCTACAAATACCACAGTTAATTTGCTTTTTCAGAATGTATCTGCAATATGTATGATACTctgatggctattttaatctaatacagCTTCTTTACACAACAAatttataactgtgtgtgtgtgtgttgactgtaTGACAAAAGCAAATGTGTTTAAGGTGATGTAACCTACAGTAAAACTTGTTTTAACAGGGAAAACTCACACCACTTGGTGACATTGCATACATAGATCTGAAAGAAGTTGATACGCAGGCCTTTGTGCGTTGTAAAAATGAAGCAAGTGCACAGAAAATATGCAACACCAAATTCGAGACATTAAGTGTTTCACTTCttgaaggtaaagaaaaaaataatttatttgttgtgAATTCAAAATGGTTTTATTTGAAATTCTTAAACTGGTTccactgttgtttagccccaggtccgTCCTGGCCAAAGAGGACCATaccgtgaccatcctatctttttttatcttaatattgtctatctaggactattatacacatatatgtatatacaaacacacactcacactcatacatgcacatccatatataaataatatacacacacacagtgatcaAAGACCacatcagaatgtaaaaataaaaaagaatggaagaaagctTATCCTGCTGATTAAGCATGCCTTAAGGTCACTGACTCACAGACATGCTGCagactctctctgtcttttctacttTCTCTGCTACAATAAACTCATCTTCTATCCATCTTTATTGTTCAGGTGAAGATGAGAAGTGCTACTGGGACAAACTCAaggcagacagagagagtaagATCAACTCGAAACATCGTTTGAAGAAAAGAGGAACACTCAAGGTTTGTTTAAAACTTAGGAGCAGTTTTTATTTTcaccttttttaaaaaacttatttAGATTGAACCTTGATATTTCTACATtgaagtaaatatattcatttttagaagatgcaaaataaaaataattgtgttgctatttctgttaaaatagaaatatctaaATTTCAATAGAtatgacaatatgtgcatcatAATATCCTCTTTTACCATGCTTGTAGAGGATGGATGAAGTTTATTGAGGGAAATTTTCTGTGGTTAGATATCCTACCTCTTGCCAACCCTTATCTGTTCTTGAGCAGAATAGTTTCGAtgggtgtcactgtcatacaagcagtgtcaataTTTCCAGTGGTGAGCTGATGGAATTGTTACCacgtcaagcaaaatgcttagcagtatttcgtctctccccatgttctgagttcaaatcctgccaatgtcgactttgtctttcatcctttcaaggttgataaaataaataccatttgagcactggggtcattgaATCGTCTTTCCCTTGAtcttgctgtccttgtgccaaaattgggaacaatattaccttgtttggaaataggtttggaaacaggaagagcatccagccatcgaaaaaaatctgccttaataatCTCCATCTGATCTATGTAAGcttgggaaagtggacattaaagcagtgaggatgaggatgttgatgatatatatatatatatatatatatatatatatatacttgaagagGTCACCCATGACTTCTCTTTTGAAGAACAGTAGTTAGATGATAAATTAATTCATTGCTGTTATAACAGATTAAGGTAATGAGTCTTTGAGAAAGATCTGGTTGTTACATCAAGCCAATATTCCTGAACTAGAAGGCACATAATGTGCTTGAGTAAGGTACATCATTTCATGTCTGGTCCAATCTAAATAGCTGTGATGAGTATGTTTGATGTTCTGCAGGTTCAATGATAGGAAGGGCCACAAGAGTGTCTGTGTCCATTTGCAACTACACAGCCACCTAAAACAAGTACTGAAAGCATGGCACATGATGCCTAGTTGTACTTACTTGCAAGTGACAGCTATTATATATGGTGATAATTTTCATCGATCTGTTCTTGGTAGGTTGGATAGCTAGGATCTCCATCTAAGATCCATAATTTACTGCAAGTGCAATTATGTACATGATGGGATCCCAATCCCTTTCACAGATGCTGGCCACAAGTCTGTATTTTGTCAAAAGAATCTCCTAGATATGCCACACGTCTGAGCAATTGACTATATTGGGTTCTGCCTCATCTACCATTTCGGTATTTCTGCACTTAAGGGGTCATTCTTGATACCCATTACTTGAAGCAAGGTACTGTAGTGTGGCCATCAGTGTACACTACAAATTTATGGAAGTCATAAGTGAGGGCTGTGCTCCTGTTCATGTCTGAAAATGTACAGCTAACAAGTTTACAAAAGTATTACTCCTTATATAATACACCAAACATCACAGGAAttctaagtaccagttatatattgagGTTCATTCAGCTGAAAGTAGCTCCTTGTCTATTATCCATTTAgcacaatggttctcaactggggttcatataagaATTCTGGGgatccatgcaacaaaatagtgaTTTGGAAATCCATAATAGcacaagaatatttaaatattgttttatgttcaaactggcctaattcagcctctcacaccttccttacaatgtcattctaaaaataagcaatcacatcattaaaatttcagaactacaagataatgcgtgattaattcaaaataatattattaaataagcattacttttgacaatctgaatgctaaagggttaaatatgacTACTAGACAGAGGAAATTTGTAGTTTTATGTAATGTCTTCTCTTTGTTTCAGCTACTTGACAAGATGGAGAAAATCAACACCCAaaacaccaaaatatattttgatgattgAGTTGAATTTCTACAACTTTCTCTCCTgaaaaatcaatacaaattcatttttgaaataaatattaaaaaaatttaagtacttttttttcttttttctcagttTGACTAACTTGATGCAAAATCTTAATTGGAAAATACAAATATGAAGGCACaaatgtggcttagtggttaaaaaagttcacttggataaaataatgtttaaccctttcacattcagATTATTATCAAatgtgaagtttttttttttttaattcattgctGTGAactaatcaggcattatcttgaGATTtagatgatgtgattatttttagaatgacattgtggagAAGGTGCAagagaccagatttggccagCTTAAATGCTGGAAAGGGCTGAATGGAATGCATCCTAAATCTTTCAATTTTGCCCTTTTCTTTCTATGAAAACATTTTGTTATTCTATTCTTGccttttgtttcagttttgaacataaagaatttagtaaaataactttgtcattaacaagttgatatttggaacataagttACCAGgtttaatttagaccactttaacccttttgttaccatatttgtgGAAATACAATGCCTacgtttcaatttattttgaaaataatgaagaatttagtaaaataacttcatcactatgaagctggtgtttggaatgtatattaaaaattttgatggaaggttttaattcaaattGCTTTAAAATGGAGATTTTGCATCAGAGAACAAGGGGTGGTCTcaagtaggttggtatcaaaagagttaaaaacAGAATTATTAAGAGGTAGtgagtagtagcagcagcagcagcataagaTAGCAATATAAGAAAGCAAGtgacttttcaaatattttttctttattgatgaTTGAAGAAATACATGTAAGTGTGGCTTCCTCATTCCTGGTCTCTGGTGACAGGCTTCAGTGATAGATAAGAAATAGAAGGAAGAACAGTCGAGAGTTCTTAAGACAATCACAGTTGGAATCCAAAGTCACTGTAGTGGAAATATTTAGCTTTATGGAGATGGGGTGGGGGTAGggtgagaagaaaaaataaataacagactcACCCCCGTTACTATAGAAACAGACAAAATCCAACAggtttacaacaaaaataaagaaaaaaagtatttggtgaaaaaataccCACTCAGCCCAGATGACTAACCGTTTAAATACATTTGATCAATATGAACAAAGATAATCTTCCAGTTTTTGTTTGTCATTGTCCACTAGTTAGCAGTAGCATTACTAGGGGGAGGGGTCATAGCCTAAAAATAAATGCTGCTACTCCATGTTGTAAGTTAGACTGTGCAAAGTTAGCAAGAGACCAAAAggcacaggaaaaaaaaaaaaaaNNNNNNNNNNaaaaaaaaaaaaaaaaaaaaaggaaactaacaaaatatacaaactaaTTACT containing:
- the LOC106878474 gene encoding la-related protein 7, which produces MESVKSQEKKPAKKRVKALCVKIKEQMEFYFSNSNLHKDRFFKKQIDKDKDGYIDLSLFLTFNRIKSLTEDLAVMRKALSTSSMLQLSENQNSVRRVTPYTEPKDVDERTVYVELLPANADHDWLKKVFSSCGMVTYVSLPRYKSTGDLKQFAFVEFETIKGAQRACKELNQPPIETTNKPGKFPKNNKALNQLKKKVQTEDGMDLSEEKPECDLISNDSPKNKGCKQKRKRNSSSEAKEPSRPIKQRKLEPLCGENTDETNIKFEGQAEEGAKSEDEDRGSGSWKKKKKKKRHWLESFSKLSNDVFPEKCKLQRRSSSNSKLSDIEPADRLAQKSETDLKSSNKQESGETATQEKTPHETESRLENLSADEGIDSAAKDTKRSKRKRKKDSMDSTTGSDLENVPKRIKYDRTEEALNNNMQLDHSKDCNKKRRNKNRKRSKPLPHLRVISKKEWLKYKSEYLARQRSNMSRMKQMLIEMNKNQDCKIPENSSEDKYKFIPNVIVNIKSETVLNVKELKGKLTPLGDIAYIDLKEVDTQAFVRCKNEASAQKICNTKFETLSVSLLEGEDEKCYWDKLKADRESKINSKHRLKKRGTLKLLDKMEKINTQNTKIYFDD